A window of Hordeum vulgare subsp. vulgare chromosome 5H, MorexV3_pseudomolecules_assembly, whole genome shotgun sequence genomic DNA:
atcgaatcttacttacgcaaacaccacaacgaagatatatgagttgctatttaacctcatccaaggacctcctcggtcaaatccgattcaactaaagttggagaaactgacacccgccagtcatctttgagcaacggagttactcgtcgcgatgaaaccagtctctcgtaagcgtacgagtaatgtcggtccgagccgcttcgatccaacaataccgcagaatcaagaaaagactaaggagggcagcaaaacgcacatcaccgcccacaaaaacttttgtgttctactcgagaagacatctacgcatgaacctagctcatgatgccactgttggggaacgtcgcatgggaaacaaaaattttcctacgcgcacgaagacctatcatggtgatgtccatctacgagaggggatgagtgatctacgtaccctcgtagaccgtacagcagaagcgttagagaacgcggttgatgtagtggaacgtcctcacgtccctcgatccgccccgcgaacaatcccgcgatcagtcccacgatctagtaccgaacggacggcacctccgcgttcagcacacgtacagctcgacgatgatctcggccttcttgatccagcaagagagacggagaggtagaagagttctccggcagcgtgacggcgctccggaggttggtgatgaccttgtctcagcagggctctgcccgagctccgcagaaacgcgatctagaggaaaaaccgtggaggtatgtggtcgggctgccgtggaaaagtcgtctcaaatcagccctaaaacctccatatatataggtgggagggaggggaggaggcagcctcaaaacctaaaggtttggccgaaattggaggtggaggagtcctactccaatcctacttggagtaggattccaccttcccacttggaaactctttccaccttgtgttttttccttctcaaaccttatgggcctaagtgggaacttattccagcccactaggggctggtttatctcttcccatagcccatgagaccccttggggcgtgacacccctcccgatggtccccggcacccctcccggcactcccggtacactaccgatgagcccgaaacttttccggtaatgcacgaaaaccttccggtaaccaaatgaggtcatcctatatatcaatcttcgtttccggaccattccggaaaccctcgtgacgtccgtgatctcatccggaactccgaacaacattcggtaaccaaccatataactcaaatacgcataaaacaacgtcgaaccttaagtgtgcagaccctgcgggttcgagaactatgtagacatgacccgagagactcctcggtcaatatccaatagcgggacctggatgcccatattggatcctacatattctacgaagatcttatcgtttgaacctcagtgccaaggattcatataatcccgtacgtcattccctttgtccttcggtatgttacttgcccgagattcgatcgtcagtatccgcatacctatttcaatctcgtttatcggcaagtctctttactcgttccgtaatacaagatcccgcaacttacactaagtcacattgcttgcaaggcttgtgtgtgatgttgtattaccgagtgggccccgagatacctctccgtcacacggagtgacaaatcccagtcttgttccatactaactcaactaacaccttcggagatacctgtagagcatctttatagtcacccagttacgttgcgacgtttgatacacacaaagcattcctccggtgtcagtgagttatatgatctcatggtcataggaataaatacttgacacgcagaaaacagtagcaacaaaatgacacgatcaacatgctacgtctattagtttgggtctagtccatcacatgattctcctaatgatgtgatcccgttatcaagtgacaacacttgcctatggccaggaaaccttgaccatctttgatcaacgagccagtcaactagaggcttactagggacagtgttttgtctatgtatccacacaagtattgtgtttccaatcaatacaattatagcatggataataaacgattatcatgaacaaagaaatataataataactaatttattattgcctctagggcatatttccaacaatcactagtgaacatcatgtgactccggtccatatcaccatcattgtttacacctccatcatttatcgctttcatttacttttccgttgcaatcactattaccttcccgcttgtgttttgatcctttgcaaactacaaggcttgagagattgacaacctctctgtactcgctgggagcaaagttatttgttgtgtgtgcaggtccacgtattctgctagcgccacggtggaagacacctacttgttgagcccaggagtcctcctggttcgataaaccttacagtctccgtgtaagggaaacttgctgctgactacaactccaccttccacttggggtaaccaacgaggggcgagaagtatatccatgaaCTCGTCATCATCACACGCTACCAATCTAGCTTTAAGAGTGTTTTAGACACTATTGTAGCGTcaaaatgcttttatattaggaAATTGCTTAAATCTAGTCGGATGATTTCCATAACAAACCGACCGCCTCCAATAGAAGACACGTGCCCAACAGGCCCAGCTTAACTCTCCACCTTATCCTATCGTGATGGTTCACCCAGCCGCTGGTCGTCTTCCCCAGCTCCtctagtctctctctctctctctctctctctctctctctctcgtagatcCCTCTCTCGATCCAGATCGACGAGGAGCCACTTGTACAACATTgctccctctctcctcctccacTTGTCGCCCACCATCGATGCTTGGATTTTGTTGGTACGACGGAGCTCGTGGTGCTGCAAAACGGCGTCCTGGCACGACGTGCTTTTGGTGCTGCGACCCCGCACATCTCGTCGACGTCCGAGGATGCTTCTATGTAACGCTGCTACAGAAGGGGGTCTTCGTGCTGCTAGTTCATGAGGGGGAGGTGACGACCAATGGAGATGCCCCTCTTTTTCCAACAATCCCTATGCTACGACGAAGCTTTTTATGGCCGGCTGGTGCTGCGATGGAGCACTACCGGGGTTGCACGGTGCTCCGCTGGAGCTAAAAATGGAGCCGCACTGTGCTGCCATGTGGTTGCAATGGAGCATCGTCGGTGGTCGTCGGAGTACCGTCAGGCCAGGCCGTGCGATGAGGTTGCATTGGAGCATTGCTGGGTTCGTTGGTGTTGTAGTGGAGCTTCGTTGGAGCACCGTCTAATCAGGCCATGCCGTTCTGCGATGAGTGAGGTTTGAACGGAGCATCTTCGGTTCATCGGCGCTACAATGGAGCTGTGACGGAGCATAGTTGGGCCGCTGTTGCAGTGGAGTGACAAGAAATTGCCGTGGATGGCCACTTTTGTAGCAATGCGCAGTAGCAGCACCGACCGTCGATGATGAAGAGAGGTTGGGGAAGCGATGCGAGATCTGTGGGGAAAGAAAAGCAACAACTGAGATGCATTGtaccccctccgttcctaaatataagtctttttaaaggtttcactacaaaactacatacagatgtatatatgcataatttattttgtagattcattcattttgttttgtatCTAACAGCCACGGAGGTGGTTTATGTTTAGGCTCAATCAACAGGATGATTTGTAGTGGTCCCCTTTATATTATGAAATAAGAGGGAGTATATTTTATGGGTAGTACTGGGCGTCGGCGCGTCAGCCCGAACACTCGCGTCGGTCGCAGTGCAGCCGTCAGATTGGGGATCCCTTGACCGTCAGATCTCCTCTCTCGTCCTTAACCTCGAGTCACGAACGCGAGCGCCTCGTCGACCATCCTCGTCCAACGCGCAACGTCGctccccacccctcccctctccccgCCCCTCGACGGTCGAGGCGTCCTTCTCCCCTCTCGCCGGCCGCCTTCGCCGCCGGTCGCCATCCTTGTAGAGCCAACAAACGCGAGCACCTTATCGGTCGTCCGTTGCAGTTTTTTTCATCAATGGTTGTAGCACTTTATGTCAAATGTTGTAGCATTCCGCTATGACAATGACCGCTTGCAGCTTTTTATATGTCTGATTGCAGCTTTTTTCATGAACGGCTGTAGCATTTTATGTCCACGGTAGTAGCATTTCCGCCATGGTAATGACCGCTTGCAGCTTTTTATATGCTTGGTTTAAGTTTTTTCATCTGGGTTTGAAGTTTTTTCAAATAAccattgaagcaattttgaatgACATTTGCAACACTTGTATACGCACGGTCCGGCTATGATGGCAGACGAAGAGGATGACGGGCGCACGCTGGATCCGACGATGCGGGCGGCCGACTGGGGCATGGACGGGTGCCCCCTCAGTTATGCGCCCCACCATGCGCAGAAATCGTTCCGCCATGATGAGAGGAGATCGGATCGCGTGCACATTCGGCCGCAGGCGAAAAACGTTTCCATATTTTATTAGGTAAATTTACATGTCAAATTTTAACCAAAATAAGAGGGTCTAGTAAACCCCGACCGAAGGAGTAGGTGGAACAGTTGATGCGCTCCCCCGCAGTTGCCACCCTAGCTGAACGCGGCGGACAGCACGCCCAACGGCGCCGCCGCCTTCGAAGCCCCCGCCCTCGTGATGGAACCCTCGTTCGATGACGTCCCCGAGGTCGTCGACTGGATGTCGTCCATGGTCGACCGTGGCGGCCGCGCGAGCCAGGAGAGCCACCGCCTGTTCCTGGCGCGGCGCACGGCGCTCGAGATGCTGCGGGACCGCGGGTACAGCGTGCCGGAGTCCGAGCTCGCCCGCACGCTCCCGGAGTTCCGCGCGTGGTGGGCTCAGGAGCCCGAGATCGAGCGCCTCTCCTTTTCCACCTTCCTCGCCTCCGACCACTCTGACAAGGTGAGTTTACTGCTCCTTCCCCGGCTATGTGCATCCATATTCATCGCCAATAATTGCTCGTAATTAAGGACCATCTTACAACATCATTGCTCGTTAGCGTGCTAGAGTCCAATTGGCTGGGATAGATGAAGCGATGAACTCTAACCCACACAACACGATCCAGTCGTGGAGCACGGATTAGGAGCGACTTCTCAAGGATTTAGGAGAATAAGGGTAGCAAGAGCTCTCCAATCTCAGGATGATGAGTCTATGTCTTTGGTCTATTGATAGAAATGACAAATGTCCCCCAACGAAGGAAATAGCTGGCCTATTTATATTAGGGACAACCTCCCTGGATTGGTGTTAAAGCGAACTAGCTTTGGGTACCAGCTTAGGTGTGAAACAAAACCAGTTTTGGTGTGAAACTGAACCAGCTTCGGGTATTGATGAGATAGCTTCTAGAGTTCTCCCGTTGGTGTGTGGATGGCTATTCCCGACCAAACATTGTTCGCTGGAGTCGGAACAATGTTTCTTTAGCAGCAAACTTGAGTTCTGGGAATCTTTCCAAGTAGGGGTAGTTAAACTCGTCCAAAACATTGTTTCGCTACCGTCGAAAAATTGTTTCTTCAACAGAATACTTGTTTCCTGGTGAACTTCTGACTTTGTTTCTTCGTCATAAAACATTGTTTTGCATGGACCGAAATGTGGTTGGCCTTCTTCGATATAGCACCTGAGTAAAAACCAACAACAAAGGAGGTGAAGTCACAACCATGTTTTCAAGGTCATATCACAAACTCAAGTTAGCGTTGTCCTGATCATGTATTTGCTTTGCACGGCTTATTGTAATTGGACCTATGATGATTGTTGGTGTGGTGTCAAAGGTTGGAATGTCCTCATCATGGGACCCCCCTCCTTCACCCGTCGCTGGAGCAGCGAGCAGAGGAGTAGGAAACCACGGCCTTGCCGGCTTTCACCAAGAGGAGAAACTGCTTGCCCATGATCTCCTTTTTTCCTGGAGAGAAAGACGGGGTACGGGCAACTTTCTTCATTGACTTGTGTCAGGTGCATGCTGATGTTACTAGGTTTTCAATAGTAGTAGCagattgttgttcttgtggttcagACTGTTTAAGGTTATCATCACTCTGCAATACGGGTTTAATTGATATATTCTTGATATTAATATACTCCCTCTATCGAAAAATCACTCTGCAAATGGATGTCTCAATTTAGTATGTATGTACTGAAGTTCAATGCTTACATAACGTGTCTGTCTgttggccggggggggggggggggggtctaatTAGCGATAATTCATTGAGTTTCGACAGCTACCTTGCGCTGTCGGAACACACCCCACTATGTCAGCAGATTCCGCCCCTGGTTTTGGCCCATGAGTGGCGGTGTTGCCGTCGTCAGCGCCTGAACCAGAGAAAAGAATAAAGATCGGCTTTCAGTTTAGTGATCTGCAACTTTAATCTAACTAAAAAACAAGTTTCAACCATGAGCTTTCACTCGTATTATCTCCACGAGAGAATCAATTTTGAACTCTCACACAAAAATATCAACCAAATGAATCACAATTTCTTACGTGGTGAAGACAAATTCTCAACTTGTTAAAAATGGTATCTCCAACCCCCCCTCCCGCGCGAagtttacaatcactacaaaattcAACTAAAAGGGGGATTGTAAACACCAAAATAACTGTATACAGCACTCTACCTCATGGCGTCAGCAGCAATTGCTGGGAAAAGAAAGCCCAGATCTGGCCCTCGCCTCGGTGAAAACTAGAGCCCCAGGTCTGCCCCTCGTCTCACCAGCTCCCAGCGCAGACACCAGCGAGAATGGCGGCGTGAACGGGGTGGGACTCGACAGCAGCGAGGATGCGGTACAATGGAAGGAAGTGGCAAGTAACTGTGGTGGCGCTGCTCTGCAGGAAAGGGAAAGAAACACTCGAGATAAATAAGGAGagaaaaataaaagggagacGGCCAGGTAAGTGGTGTTGGCGGCAAGTGTTAATGCGGCCGAGGGTGTAGTCATGTGCTCAGAGCTCGTTCACCTGATAATAAATTAGCCTTTTTTTACATATCATATAGGCAAATAGTCGTAAATGAGCATTCTCGCATAGCATATAGTACCGAGTGTTTTTATCTTTTTGCTTTATATTGTTATTGCTTCGAGTTTCTAATTCTTTACGGAGTAACATATAATTTAACTATGGTTTAACTCTTATCTCAGGTGAAAATTCTATTCTGCCCACCAGAACCTGTCAGAATCGCAAATATCCAGGAGATACATGACCAGATCGAAGGAGAGAACTTGTCCAGACTTATTTTGATATTGCTGGGAAAGATAATGCCTAGAGCTAAAGAGTCTGTGAAGGAGAAATTCACATTTAAAGTAGATATTTTTCAGGTTAGTTTTGTATAACTATTCATGGCTTCGTTGAAATGAAAACTATGTAAATGAACGACAGCAGTGACTGTTGTAAGAATAACGACTTGCCATTAAGTAAAGCACATCAACTAATTTGTAGTAcatttttgtgcattcaatattgATGCTTGATGTAGTGTAGCATACTCTATTGGTTTGAATCAGGATCCGGTGTACAAGTTTCTGCAAGTTATTTTCTCAATCTTGAATACTTGTTCATAGTTTCATGACTTCTGTCATGTAAAGCTGATGCTTAATCCCTTGTAGTTTCATCACTTGAGTCATGTACAGTTCATGTTTTACTATACATATATTATGCATGTATTCTACATTATACCCTATATATTCAAACTGATGTGCTCCTCCAACTGAAGGTCAATGAGTTACTGGTTAACATTAGTAAGCATGACCTGAAGCCCAAGCATGAAGTGTTGACTGCAGAAGAAAAGGCCAAGCTCCTGAAATTGTACAATGTAGAGGATTCACAGGTACGTCTATCTGTAATTTATTACTGATTACTAATATGAATTAGGTGGCAGTACTGAATATATTTATTCTAAATTGTTGCAATATCCAAGAAGTTTCTTTTTGGAGAGTCGGATCCATATATCATTTATTTACTATAATTATATTGCCAAACAAGAATTCTTAAGATGGAAGCACATtaaaaatatgttttcatagaatgAAAATGTCTGGGTCCAGCTTTAAGCTTTAAAAGTTTCTGTATTTCTGTTTTTACGAGAACATGCAGTTTTTTTGTTTTCTGGATTCTTTAGCCAGATGAGAACAGTTACCAGGTTGAACCAATATCTGTTATGGAGAAAATATTTTCTAATTGGTAAAACAAAGAGTGACAAACTGTCTGCATGCACAGTCTAGGGGTCATATTCATGTCAGAGTTACGGTGTCTCTCTTCACAAATGGGTATTGCAAAAAATGGTTTAGCAATATTGAGTTGGTGTTTTGAAATTTTTAGATGGTCTTGTTTGATTTATGGTTTATTTATATTACCAGTAGAGTTAAAGCCTTGGTGACTTGTACgatcatgtttttgagtattattTACTGGAACTCATGCTATGTACGCAGAACTAATTAACTATTTTCCATGTGAAATATTAGTGATTTGCCACTACAAAGAGTGGTGACCCTTTGCCGTTTTTTAAATCTGCAAGTGCATTGATGATTTTCCACTGGAAAGAGAGAAATAGATGAAAATTTTCACCTTCTCTGTGTCATCCtatcttcctttttttcttttgctcgAGATCTGAATGTAAGAATACAATATTTCTCTTTGTCCTCTCCTACCTTTGCTTCTTCCCTACCTCCACATTTTCTCCTAACACAGCCCCCCTCCTGGTCCCCATGCTTGAATACCAAGGAGGGCTTGATATCTCTCTTTCATCGCTTGTGTCAGACGCCCGCCTTGGAATCTCCAAATCTTGATTGGATTATTCTCCTCCATACCTATCCTCAACCCCACTCTCCTAGCGCTATACAATCCCCACCACTGCCACAGCAGGAGGCTGCACAGAAGCGGTGGTGTACTTGTTCATGGACATGGTGGCCTTCATATACATTGGAATCCCAAGGTGCCCAACAGATTCCCCTACCCCTATTTGTCATGAAGCTCCACACTCCCTGCCATGTTTGTGAACCCCAAGCTTGGGAAGGAACTTcactaactactccctccgttcctaaatataagtctttctagtgtTTCATTAAAGgattacatacagagcaaaatgcacGAATCTACACTCGAAAATATGtccatatacattcgtatgtagtcttttagtgaaatctctaaaaagacttatatttaggaacggaggggagTTTTATGGCAGGTGGCAGGGCATTTCTGTGATCAATGTGTCGTACTATATGCAAGCTGCAGGGCTGTTCAAAGCTGGGTTTGCCAGCTGGTTAACTCTCCAGTTGAAGATGCAAGAATGACAAGAAGAGAAGGCACATGAGTTAAAAGAGCTCTTTTATGTAATGGGTTGGGCAAAAATGGGGTTGAACAGGCTATCGGGAGGGTGATGTTGGGAGCTGGCTTGGAGAATGAAGGATAGGGCTAGAGGAAGGGAGAGAGTAGGTCAGTTGGAGGTGGAAGAGGATAAAACGTTGGAGTTGTatctcatcttctctctttgtagTGGCAAATCCTCAATTGCGAATTTGCAAACGGCAAATCACCAATCACCATGTATTTTCCCCTTTTTTTGTGGGGTCAAGTGTTTCATGCTAGAACAGTGATGTTATTTTTTCATTCTTACTGGTGTTGCAAGTTCTTTCCCCAGTGCGAAAGTCGCTATGTGAACTATGTAACCATTTTTTTTGTTACGTCTTGCTGGATGTCACTATTTCCTCCAGAGAACAGCCCGGTCTGGCTGTTGCCTATTGGCCTGCATGTTAGTTCCTAGTATGTACTTGGTaggggctagggttctaccaggtctcggacgtaggttgtaggggtggaagtgcgggctgcgaggttggggacgccggcgccggcggttgggcgccgtcgcggcgtgagagagagagagagaggcggctagggtttggggctctcgtctcctgagggagacgacaacagaatatactgtttattgtctgattaatatcgaaggggtacatgtgtttataaaggaggacaacctccactaaaccctagataacttggactctaacttggactctaatataacttgaactctagtataacttggacttctaagataggtaagataacttgggctaagcccgtaagtaaccctgcccattgggcctcctccgttggtacgttgtaccggtcataacagtaCTTGTATGTGATGATGGAGACCATTGATAAATTTTACCATCCTGAGCACTTGCGTCTCATATCATGCCGATAATTTTATGATTTGCCACATTTTTTGCCAGGTTGCCATATTATTTGTGTGCTTATTTGGTTTTTGTTTAAACTAGAACTTTAATATATTATCCAGTTCAAGATGTTTAGTATTTCCACACACCAACTGATTGTGCTGTTACCATAAAAGAATTGAAGATAAGTATATTAATGTCTTATAGTCATCATTGGCCATACCTCATTATCCTTTTATCTGCCTGTTGGATTACTCACATGCCTAAAATGCCAAACTGCATTTGTTATTAGCTTCTTTTTGCATGAatcttcaatttttttaaaatcaaCATCTAGTTATTATATAGTTATTTTTAACCACAGTTTTACTAAAAATGGTGCTGTTATCTTTCAGCTCCCTCGCATGCTAGAGACTGATCCTGTTGCTCGGTACTATGGCCTTGGCAAGGGAACCGTGCTTAAAGTTACATATGACAGTGAGCTTACCGGGAAACATGTGACATACAGATGTATTTTCTGAGGGCTACGTGTGTTTCCATGGATGAAAGCTGTAGCAAGCTGTTTGTAAAATCGTGTTAGCTCTATGTTGATTACACCGAGCATGGTCGATTGGATTGGATTCAAGCAGTATCCGTTCACGGATTCCGTTCTTTTTTGCAAACTAGAGCTAGCATAGGTTTTACATACAAATCAGTTGTCAAAAACCCGAGTAAGATGAAGAACCAAGAAAGGAAAGATTGGCTGTCAAATAATCTTTCTTCAGCTAACTGTGGTTTGGTCTGCTTGTCTTGGGTAAAATTTCGCCATCTGCCGCCTTTCTCTTGCGGATGTTGCTGCTATCACCGCTGCTGTTATCCGTGGGGTTACTGCTGCTGATGGTATCGCTGCTGCTGTGATCCATGGGATTACTGCTGTTGATGGTATCGCTTGTGCTGTGATCCGTGGGGTTACTGCTGCTAATGGTGATGGTatctctgctgctgctgttgtttgtGGGGTTGGTATCGCTGTTGCTTAGCAGGTCTTGGTCCTCGTGGGAGTGCTCCTTGCATCTGCTTTTCATTATATGGGGCTTGAGCTTGCTCATGTCTGATAGCCGTACTGGTTTCAGGAAGAACTCATTTGCTCCTTCCTCCAGGCATCTGATTCAGAACAAACAAGACCATAATTGTCAGAGTTCATTCTAAGTTCCTGCTATATTCTAAGATAGCTTTATTTATGTCCATATGTTTGGGGTTCTACTCCATTTGCGCAGATAAAAATAGACAAGTGGCAGTCGTGAGTTGTCTTCAACGATAACCCTTTCTACATAGAGATGATGGACTCAAAAGGTCGACAGCCGTATCAATCCATATCTTTACTATTTATTTGACACAAAATATTTCAAGATAGAATATTATTAAGACGAGGTGAGCTGGGTGGGGTGTGGGGTTTGTTCCTTTGTTAGAAGGCATGTATGTGACGCCAACTCAATAAAGGATTCTGAGAGATCTTGGTGTCTAGTTTTGTTCAAGGCCTATCAAACATGTCCTAATAACAGATGTGACTATCAGAATCTTTTCTAGCGGTGGTTCAGCTAGAAATAAAGTTTCTAAATCAGGATCGTCAGTAATCAGTCTGGTTTCCAAATCAAACAAGATTCTGAGTCCTTAACTGTGCTCACCTGTTAATTCTGGAAGGTATGTTCTCCGATGACATGATCACAACCGGGATGTCCCTGAAAGACGACGACTCCTGATTCAACAAAAACCAGATGGAGACTCTTCAGGCTTTGAGTAGACCAAATCAAACCAACTAGCAAGaagttttttcttctttttgcggGAATAGAAGAAGATTTCATTCAGGTAAAAAGAAGGGGTGGGTGGGTACCTTGATCTTCTTGAGCAGATCGTATCCTGTCATCCCAGGCATGCAGTAGTCAGTGATGATGAGGTTCACGTTCACCTCGACGTCCTGCTCAGGACCAAACCCAGAATTAATCAAATCAGAAACAGTTTGAGAGCACCGGTACTGTGGCTGCGGCGCATGATAAACCATCTATCTACTTACCAGCTGGTCCGCATGGACAGAGGAAATGGAGGCGTCCTCGGCATGGAGCCCCAAGAACTGGAGAGCCTTGGTCCCAGAATCCACAGTGGTAACTGCAGAAACAAAGAGAGACTCTGCCTCAGATGCCATGCCATGGCAGGAAACACAACTTGCTATGCTGCAAATGAAATTGATGAGTACCTTGGAACGAAGATGTCTTGAGGAGCCTCTCGATGAGCTTCCTGTCAAGGACGCTGTCATCCACGGCCAAGACATGGAACGGAGCCTCTGCGATCGCCGCCACCGCCATCGGAGAAGATAGAGAGCGTGTGTTTTGTGTGATGGAGGAGGTGGATGCTAGAGGAGAAAGCAAGAGTGGTAGAGGAAAGGCAGGCGGTGTGTGCGCTTGGCATGAGCTCCTTCCTCCTTTGCTTTGCTTTCCAGGGGCGTGTGGGTGGGGTGGAGCTTATATGCATCCGAAGCACATGAAAAAGGATTCCGGGGAGATATGATTATGAGGGTGGGGAGGAAAAGTGGGTGGAGAAAACAAGTGTGATGACCAAAGGAAATCCCGCCTCATGGAAAGCAAGATCCGGGCCAGATTTCCTCCAAATCTTGCCATGAATTGACTCCACGATAGAATAGACCTGGCAGGCCCATCAGCCACAGCAAAGCCATGGCCCACCATCTTCTCTTgttccctttctttctttctttctggcTTGTCCTCTTGCTTGCTCGGCTGACCTGAAAGGAAGATTTGGGTCGTTTCCGGCGATTTGGTAAAgacggaaaaagatgaggagatctTCCACAGGTCAGGTGTGTGTGACCTTGCGGTTTGATGCGCATCCATCTGATCTGTtggtttttcttttctccttcccTGTATGAAATCTGTTGGTGGCACATCACTAGTTGGTTCCTGCCCGGTGCAGACGTCTTCCGACCAGCTGCGAGTTACGTGGCTCCACATAGCAAGCCCCCAAGCAGTCTGTATGTGGTGTTGCCAAAAATGCTACATCTACGGCCTTATTACAGAGATTTTACGAACCTTTCAACCAACTAAACTTGCCCCCCATCCCTCCTGATTTTCGGGGGGTGGGACCCTCCCTCCCCGTTTGATTCAATCACAGATTGACACCTTAAATTTATCCCGTAATAGGCTTGTAAGAGTCCTAGACGTAGCATTGCTCGTGGTGTTGCTAATCTGTGGCAGTTCACTTGAATcatgtttccttttttttcttttttatttaaccCGCAAAAAAAAAGAA
This region includes:
- the LOC123400001 gene encoding two-component response regulator ORR9-like, giving the protein MAVAAIAEAPFHVLAVDDSVLDRKLIERLLKTSSFQVTTVDSGTKALQFLGLHAEDASISSVHADQLDVEVNVNLIITDYCMPGMTGYDLLKKIKESSSFRDIPVVIMSSENIPSRINRCLEEGANEFFLKPVRLSDMSKLKPHIMKSRCKEHSHEDQDLLSNSDTNPTNNSSSRDTITISSSNPTDHSTSDTINSSNPMDHSSSDTISSSNPTDNSSGDSSNIRKRKAADGEILPKTSRPNHS